The following proteins are co-located in the Salvelinus fontinalis isolate EN_2023a chromosome 41, ASM2944872v1, whole genome shotgun sequence genome:
- the LOC129840500 gene encoding zinc finger protein 271-like — translation MADFEKDEGLPQTMQENQDDEEPQYTYDAKPSKTQDDASLEEKVIEEVRRYNNLYNTSLKDYKDFTMTNNSWKEIAKTLRVEEQICRTKWKNLRDRYVRLRRKMKGKSGDAASGIQPQILTTLSWLSGYIKHKETKAEEMDTPEDLQDDNMIKQEHFHSSNNEQQDGHFLVRSKIRARAPGKRTPTHSKTMQEKEEEPLDTDDSDDWIEGFIPGGEKPHYCSDCSKSFRKVRDLIRHQRSHTGKKPHHYPVCDKSFAQLDKPKLHTKRHRKEEHVTRIEQAELNVDRVHTPQRTASRGRQKSKIQASAPGGKMVQSQAGEDSPWKSSVRKNQHLVKGQQPQTTQENEEDTEDTPDDWTESFRTVEKPYVCSDCGKSFKQENRLIRHQRTHTGEKPYDCPDCDKSFARLDNLKLHQKTHMKEERNFHCSDCVKSFVLLEQLEKHKLTHKKSYSCSKCEERFSDLVDWKAHFLVHREILHCPDCDKQFLYKGLFERHRRTHLSKIETFLCTICGKEYRNIKIHMRVHTGETPYHCTECGKSFPYIKSYQRHILTHTSGERATYPCLECGKTFTRKDGMVMHVRRVHTGERNHQCRYCGKRFFRKEKLKVHMLVHTGEKPYQCSVCGQRFSQDGDRKHHEKRHYSGVSDFLDL, via the exons ATGGCGGACTTTGAGAAGGACGAAGGACTGCCCCAAACAATGCAGGAGAACCAAGATGACGAGGAGCCTCAATATACTTATGACGCTAAGCCAAGCAAGACGCAAGACGACGCAAGTTTGGAGGAAAAGGTCATTGAGGAGGTCAGAAGGTACAACAATTTGTACAACACCTCATTGAAAGACTATAAAGACTTCACCATGACCAACAACAGCTGGAAGGAGATAGCCAAAACTCTGAGAGTAGAAGAACAGATTTGCAGGACGAAATGGAAGAACTTGAGAGACAGATATGTTCGACTGAGGAGGAAAATGAAGGGGAAGAGTGGGGATGCAGCATCAGGAATACAACCACAAATACTCACCACACTGTCCTGGCTGTCTGGCTATATAAAACACAAGGAGACGAAG GCAGAGGAGATGGACACGCCAGAAGACCTGCAAGATGACAACATGATCAAGCAGGAACACTTCCACAGTTCTAATAATGAGCAGCAAGATGGACATTTTCTAGTTAGGAGTAAAATACGAGCTAGAGCTCCAGGAAAGAGAACACCAACACACAGCAAAACAATGCAGGAAAAGGAAGAGGAGCCTCTAGATACTGATGACTCTGATGATTGGATCGAGGGTTTCATTCCTGGAGGAGAGAAGCCACACTACTGCTCCGACTGCAGTAAGAGCTTTAGAAAAGTGAGGGATCTTATAAGACACCAGCGATCACATACTGGAAAGAAGCCTCACCACTACCCTGTTTGTGACAAAAGTTTTGCTCAATTAGATAAGCCTAAATTACACACAAAAAGACATAGGAAAGAGGAACATGTCACACGGATCGAACAGGCTGAACTGAATGTAGACCGTGTGCACACACCGCAGAGAACAGCCAGCAGAGGCAGGCAGAAGAGTAAAATTCAAGCTAGTGCACCAGGGGGGAAAATGGTCCAGTCACAGGCAGGCGAAGACTCGCCTTGGAAAAGTTCTGTTAGGAAGAATCAACACTTAGTTAAAGGACAACAACCCCAAACAACGCAGGAGAATGAAGAGGATACTGAAGATACTCCTGATGACTGGACTGAGAGTTTCAGAACTGTAGAGAAGCCCTATGTTTGCTCCGACTGTGGTAAGAGCTTCAAACAAGAGAATCGTCTTATAAGACATCAGCgaacacatacaggagagaagccttacgacTGCCCTGACTGTGACAAAAGTTTTGCTCGATTAGATAATCTTAAATTACACCAAAAAACACACATGAAGGAGGAACGTAATTtccactgctctgactgtgtgaAAAGCTTTGTCCTATTGGAGCAGCTTGAAAAACATAAGCTAACACACAAGAAAAGTTACAGCTGTTCAAAGTGTGAGGAAAGGTTTTCAGACCTGGTTGACTGGAAAGCACACTTTTTAGTACACAGAGAGATCCTCCACTGTCCTGACTGCGATAAGCAGTTCTTGTACAAGGGACTTTTTGAAAGACACAGAAGAACACATTTGAGTAAAATAGAAACATTTCTCTGCACAATATGTGGGAAGGAGTATCGCAACATCAAAATACACATGCGAGTACACACTGGAGAGACACCGTATCACTGCACtgagtgtgggaagagttttccaTACATAAAATCGTACCAAAGACACATACTAACACATACCTCTGGAGAAAGAGCAACCTATCCTTGTTTGGAATGCGGAAAGACATTTACTCGCAAAGATGGCATGGTGATGCACGTGAGGAGGGTTCATACTGGAGAGAGAAATCATCAGTGCAGATACTGTGGGAAACGATTCTTTCGAAAAGAGAAACTTAAGGTACACATGCTagttcacactggagagaaaccataCCAATGCTCTGTCTGTGGGCAACGCTTCTCCCAAGATGGCGACAGAAAACACCACGAGAAGAGGCACTACTCTGGTGTCTCAGATTTCCTCGATCTATAA